One window from the genome of Saprospiraceae bacterium encodes:
- a CDS encoding VCBS repeat-containing protein, which produces MNKLNFQIFFFSVIGFISCNKSKDSAVEVGSVYKLMDSKETGIKFENTIQETERLNYYYYDGIYQGAGSAVLDIDKDGLMDVLLVSNQGPEKLYLNKGDFKFEDISKKAGIEGGPEWTTGATVADVNGDGWDDIYISCFLLEEAELRRNKLYINNKNNTFSERAREFGLSDTTYTISATFFDYDLDGDLDMFQVNQPPNIVLRRLSSKLWEANHSCKLYRNDNFHFTDVTKEAGVFTLGYALSAVASDVNNDGYPDLYVTVDYKEPDFLFLNLKNGTFRDVAKSAMNHFSLFSMGCDVADFNDDGLLDIFSVDMVAEDRFRNKTNMAGMDIPKFWKNVELGFHYQYMFNSLQLNQGIGSFSEIAQLAGISKTDWSWSVLLADYDNDGAKDLFITNGLMRDVRNRDYQAMFERPFDSIKSTLELVKKAPSEKIINYMYRNVGDLKFKNVIDDWGMAQKSFSNGASYADLDNDGDLDLIVNNISDNAFLYKNTTSDKKAANYLRLNLEGPESNYRSFGARAAIYYDEGKMQMLELSNARGYMSTSEPIIHFGLGSISKVDSLIVRWPSGKIVRKLNVKCNQTLTLKEKDANDVASNQLFELTGIAFTKDVTQELIGNIQTKENYFDDYKTEILIPHKMSTLGPCIATADVTGDGNDDIYIGGCAGTSGVLYIQQVDGTFLPSASNPWNAHKSSEDIDAIFFDADSDRDMDLYVASGSNEFAVGSPLYKDRLYINEGGGKFSDGSNRIPALTFSKGVVRAADIDGDGDQDLFIGGRQVPGYYGKSERSAILINDKGKFVDRTKEACPEMSTAIGMISSATFVDLDKDRDLDLVVVGEWMSPMIFVNEAGKFKNETSKFGLENLRGWWNVIVSEDVDGDGDQDLIAGNLGMNTKFKASIEKPFKVFLKDFDDNGSWDIYLGSYDRDGKYYPVRGRQCSSEQMPFIKEKYKTYNEFASHSIDDILEGMKEGAIIKDVTEFHSGIFINEGNAFSFKPFNNMDQIAPIYDFIVYDVNKDGYKDIIYGGNYYNREIETTRSDAGVGGILLNDAKGNFKHVPSKQTGLKLTQDLRKLRFVKSGPYDLMLAGFNNSNLKAYLLGQQ; this is translated from the coding sequence ATGAATAAATTAAATTTTCAAATTTTCTTTTTTAGTGTAATTGGATTTATTAGCTGTAATAAATCAAAAGATTCCGCGGTTGAAGTAGGTTCGGTTTATAAATTAATGGATTCGAAAGAAACAGGTATTAAATTTGAAAATACAATTCAAGAGACAGAGCGGCTAAATTATTACTATTACGATGGAATCTATCAAGGAGCTGGAAGTGCTGTACTTGATATCGATAAAGATGGCTTGATGGATGTTTTACTTGTATCAAATCAAGGCCCTGAAAAGTTATATTTAAATAAAGGAGATTTTAAATTTGAGGATATATCAAAAAAAGCCGGCATTGAAGGAGGTCCTGAATGGACCACAGGTGCTACGGTAGCAGATGTAAATGGTGATGGATGGGATGATATTTATATTAGTTGCTTTTTATTGGAAGAAGCTGAATTGCGAAGAAATAAATTGTATATAAATAACAAAAACAACACGTTTTCAGAGCGTGCTCGTGAATTTGGATTAAGCGATACTACATATACAATTAGTGCAACTTTTTTTGACTATGATTTAGACGGTGATTTGGATATGTTTCAAGTGAATCAACCACCAAACATTGTTTTAAGAAGACTTTCTTCAAAATTATGGGAAGCCAATCATTCATGTAAGTTGTATAGAAATGATAATTTTCATTTTACAGATGTTACTAAAGAGGCAGGTGTATTTACATTAGGATATGCTCTTAGTGCAGTAGCCAGCGATGTTAATAATGATGGGTATCCGGATTTATATGTTACAGTTGATTATAAAGAGCCTGATTTCTTGTTTTTAAATTTAAAGAATGGAACATTTAGAGATGTAGCAAAATCGGCAATGAACCATTTTTCTTTATTCAGTATGGGTTGTGATGTTGCAGATTTTAATGATGATGGATTATTAGATATTTTTTCAGTAGATATGGTTGCGGAAGACCGGTTTCGAAATAAAACGAATATGGCTGGAATGGATATTCCTAAGTTTTGGAAAAATGTAGAGCTCGGTTTTCATTATCAGTATATGTTTAATTCTCTCCAACTAAATCAAGGTATTGGTTCTTTTAGTGAAATCGCTCAATTAGCGGGTATTTCAAAAACAGATTGGAGTTGGTCCGTTTTGTTGGCAGATTATGATAATGACGGAGCAAAGGATTTATTTATTACCAATGGGTTAATGAGAGATGTTAGAAATCGGGATTATCAGGCAATGTTTGAAAGGCCTTTTGATTCTATTAAAAGCACGCTTGAATTAGTTAAAAAAGCACCTTCGGAAAAAATTATCAATTACATGTATCGCAATGTAGGTGATTTAAAATTTAAAAATGTAATAGATGATTGGGGTATGGCTCAGAAGAGTTTTTCAAATGGAGCTTCCTATGCAGATTTAGATAATGATGGAGATTTGGATCTCATAGTAAACAATATAAGTGATAACGCTTTTTTGTACAAGAATACAACCAGTGATAAAAAGGCAGCAAATTACCTTCGATTGAATTTAGAAGGTCCAGAATCAAATTACCGTTCTTTTGGCGCTCGTGCTGCCATATATTATGATGAAGGAAAAATGCAAATGCTGGAATTATCCAATGCTCGCGGTTATATGTCAACTTCAGAACCCATTATACATTTTGGCTTAGGTTCAATAAGTAAAGTTGATTCATTAATAGTACGATGGCCTTCAGGTAAAATTGTACGAAAATTAAATGTAAAATGCAATCAGACATTGACTTTAAAAGAAAAGGATGCAAATGATGTAGCAAGCAATCAATTGTTTGAATTAACTGGAATTGCATTTACAAAAGATGTTACTCAAGAATTGATAGGAAATATCCAAACGAAGGAAAATTATTTTGACGATTACAAAACAGAAATATTAATTCCACACAAGATGTCAACCTTAGGTCCTTGTATAGCAACAGCTGATGTTACAGGAGACGGGAATGATGATATCTATATAGGGGGTTGTGCCGGTACAAGTGGTGTATTGTATATTCAGCAAGTTGATGGTACATTTTTGCCATCTGCTTCAAATCCCTGGAACGCCCATAAATCATCTGAAGACATTGATGCAATTTTCTTTGATGCAGATAGTGATCGGGACATGGATTTATATGTTGCAAGTGGATCCAATGAATTTGCAGTTGGTTCACCGCTTTATAAAGACAGACTTTATATAAATGAAGGTGGGGGTAAATTTAGCGATGGATCCAATCGGATTCCTGCACTAACATTTAGCAAAGGGGTCGTCCGTGCAGCAGATATTGATGGAGATGGTGATCAGGATTTGTTTATTGGGGGAAGACAGGTTCCAGGATATTATGGAAAATCTGAACGTTCTGCTATATTGATTAATGACAAAGGAAAATTTGTTGATCGAACGAAAGAGGCGTGTCCTGAAATGTCAACCGCAATTGGGATGATATCAAGTGCGACATTTGTTGATTTGGATAAAGATCGGGATCTTGATTTAGTAGTTGTAGGCGAATGGATGAGTCCAATGATATTTGTTAATGAAGCTGGAAAATTTAAAAACGAAACTTCTAAATTTGGATTGGAGAATTTAAGAGGTTGGTGGAATGTAATTGTATCAGAAGATGTTGATGGCGATGGTGATCAGGATTTAATAGCTGGTAACCTGGGAATGAATACTAAATTTAAGGCAAGCATTGAAAAACCATTTAAGGTTTTTTTAAAGGACTTTGATGATAATGGAAGCTGGGATATTTACCTGGGTTCTTATGATCGGGATGGAAAATATTATCCGGTACGAGGCAGACAATGTAGTAGCGAGCAAATGCCTTTTATAAAAGAAAAATATAAAACCTACAATGAATTTGCATCGCATTCAATTGATGATATTTTAGAAGGCATGAAAGAAGGTGCAATTATTAAGGATGTTACGGAATTCCATTCTGGTATATTTATTAATGAAGGCAATGCGTTTTCGTTTAAACCCTTTAATAATATGGATCAGATTGCCCCGATTTATGATTTTATAGTGTACGATGTAAATAAGGATGGTTACAAGGATATAATTTATGGTGGAAATTATTACAATCGGGAAATTGAAACCACCCGAAGCGACGCTGGTGTTGGCGGCATTTTATTAAATGATGCTAAAGGAAATTTTAAACACGTACCATCAAAACAAACCGGTTTAAAATTGACCCAAGACTTACGCAAATTGCGATTTGTCAAAAGTGGTCCATATGATCTAATGCTTGCAGGATTTAATAATTCAAATTTGAAAGCATATTTATTGGGTCAACAATAA
- a CDS encoding FKBP-type peptidyl-prolyl cis-trans isomerase — MRLDLLYLIFGGFMTLTLGQSCKNDYSDLKEGTTDHGYHFFWARNEKTPVVKPGEVLFFNAELYVGGVLERRSQDLGRTMKKLLEPKDSLLVGTKKVPIDKFFPIAEVFYYVSKGDSIIIDKTGMYKPEDSLKTKEITWKLSILDIKPLKVVEEAEKKRLEKLEKDKEIWEGTRRAVETNFGLYLKDIEEGNKLGYTSYTKSNVKVVILKPGNGLKPVLGEKVRFHYYAHHAKLGLVEESYSRGIPEKIIVGAFALNIGIEEGLLEIPKGSKAMVFIPSKIANISSKIPSAIPEGTNLEIFIDLLEDEPEY, encoded by the coding sequence ATGAGATTGGATTTATTATACTTGATTTTTGGTGGGTTCATGACCTTGACTCTAGGTCAGTCCTGCAAAAATGACTACTCCGATTTGAAAGAGGGTACAACAGATCATGGCTACCATTTTTTTTGGGCTCGAAATGAGAAAACGCCTGTGGTAAAACCAGGTGAAGTTTTATTTTTTAATGCAGAACTCTATGTAGGGGGTGTATTGGAACGGCGATCTCAGGATTTAGGCCGAACTATGAAAAAACTCTTAGAACCAAAGGACAGTTTGCTGGTAGGAACTAAAAAAGTACCCATTGACAAGTTTTTTCCGATTGCTGAGGTATTTTATTATGTTTCTAAAGGAGATAGTATCATTATAGACAAAACCGGCATGTATAAACCAGAAGACAGTTTAAAAACAAAAGAAATAACTTGGAAGCTTTCGATATTGGATATTAAACCATTAAAAGTCGTCGAAGAAGCTGAAAAGAAACGACTGGAAAAACTTGAAAAAGATAAAGAGATTTGGGAAGGAACCCGCAGGGCAGTAGAAACTAATTTTGGTCTCTATTTAAAGGACATCGAAGAAGGAAACAAATTAGGCTATACCAGTTATACAAAAAGTAATGTGAAGGTGGTAATTTTAAAACCAGGAAACGGTTTAAAACCCGTACTAGGGGAGAAGGTTCGGTTTCATTATTATGCTCATCATGCGAAATTGGGACTCGTTGAAGAATCTTACTCAAGAGGAATCCCTGAAAAGATCATTGTAGGAGCTTTTGCTTTAAATATAGGAATTGAAGAAGGGTTATTGGAAATTCCAAAAGGAAGCAAAGCCATGGTGTTTATTCCATCAAAAATTGCCAACATCTCTTCCAAAATTCCAAGTGCAATCCCAGAAGGCACTAACCTTGAAATCTTTATCGATTTGTTGGAAGACGAGCCGGAATATTAA